The following proteins are co-located in the Ailuropoda melanoleuca isolate Jingjing chromosome 13, ASM200744v2, whole genome shotgun sequence genome:
- the MRPL12 gene encoding 39S ribosomal protein L12, mitochondrial isoform X1, giving the protein MLPVAARPLWGPCLRLQGAALRLPRLTALFEWGARQQLPRVCAARLMRCGNHRMGEALAGAPLDNAPKEYPPKIQQLVQDIASLTLLEISDLNELLKKTLKIQDVGLMPMGGTMPGAAPAAAAPPEAAEEDIPTQKEQTHFTVRLTEAKPTDKVKLIKEVKNYIQGINLVQAKKLVESLPQEIKANVAKAEAEKIKAALEAVGGTVVLE; this is encoded by the exons ATGCTGCCGGTGGCCGCTCGCCCCCTTTGGGGGCCGTGTCTCAGGCTTCAGGGCGCTGCGCTCCGTCTCCCCAG GCTGACAGCCTTGTTTGAATGGGGGGCTAGGCAACAGCTGCCCCGTGTCTGTGCCGCACGGCTGATGAGATGCGGCAACCATCGAATGGGGGAGGCCCTCGCCGGTGCACCCCTGGATAACGCGCCCAAGGAGTACCCCCCCAAGATCCAGCAGCTGGTCCAGGACATCGCCAGCCTCACACTCCTGGAGATCTCAGATCTCAACGAGCTTTTGAAG aaAACACTGAAGATCCAGGATGTTGGGCTCATGCCGATGGGCGGCACGATGCCCGGAGCGGCCCCTGCAGCAGCAGCACCCCCCGAG GCGGCAGAAGAAGACATCCCCACACAGAAAGAACAGACACATTTCACTGTCCGCCTAACAGAGGCAAAGCCCACGGACAAAGTGAAGCTGATCAAAGAGGTCAAGAACTACATCCAGGGCATAAATCTCGTCCAG GCAAAGAAGCTGGTGGAGTCCCTGCCCCAGGAAATCAAAGCCAATGTTGCCAAGGCGGAGGCAGAGAAGATCAAGGCAGCTCTGGAGGCAGTGGGCGGCACCGTGGTTCTGGAGTAG
- the GCGR gene encoding glucagon receptor isoform X1 produces the protein MPLTRPHRPRPRRVLLLLLLLACQLQAPSAQVTDFLFERWKLYGDQCLYNLSLLPPPTELVCNRTFDKYSCWPDTPPNTTANTSCPWYLPWHHKVQHRLVFKKCGPDGQWVRGPGGQSWRNASQCQIDDHEIEVQKEVAKLYGAFRVMYTVGYSLSLGALLLALAILLGLSKLHCTRNYIHANLFASFVLRASSVLVIDALLETRYSQKVGDDLSMSVWLSDGAVAGCRVAAVFMQYGVVANYCWLLVEGVYLHGLLGLAAFPERSCFALYVGIGWGAPMFFVIPWAVVKCLFENIQCWTSNDNMGFWWILRFPVFLAILINVCIFVRVLLILAAKLRARQMRYTDYKFRLAKSTLTLIPLLGVHEVAFAFVTDEHAQGTLRSAKLFFDLFLSSFQGLLVAVLYCFLNKEVQSELLRSWRRWRAGNSLQERRRTSGHTASARPTGGPPSQKLLLSRGGGSSNGAGRDPSADSCLVGSLPGLAESLF, from the exons ATGCCCCTCACCCGGCcacaccgcccccgcccccgccgcgtcctgctgctgctgctgctgctggcctgcCAG CTGCAGGCCCCTTCTGCCCAGGTGACGGACTTCCTGTTTGAGAGATGGAAGCTCTACGGTGACCAGTGTCTCTACAACCTgagcctgctgcccccccccactg AGCTAGTCTGTAATAGAACCTTCGACAAGTACTCCTGTTGGCCAGACACCCCTCCCAACACCACGGCCAACACGTCCTGCCCCTGGTACTTGCCTTGGCACCACAAAG TGCAGCACCGCCTTGTCTTCAAGAAGTGTGGGCCGGACGGGCAGTGGGTGCGCGGGCCCGGCGGGCAGTCGTGGCGCAACGCTTCGCAGTGCCAGATAGACGACCACGAGATTGAGGTCCAG AAGGAGGTGGCCAAGCTGTACGGCGCGTTCCGGGTGATGTACACGGTGGGGTACTCGCTCTCCCTGGGGGCCCTGCTCCTGGCCCTAGCTATCCTGCTGGGCCTCAG CAAGCTGCACTGCACCCGAAACTACATCCATGCCAACCTGTTCGCGTCCTTCGTGCTCAGGGCCAGTTCCGTGCTGGTCATCGACGCGCTGCTCGAGACACGCTACAGCCAGAAGGTCGGGGACGACCTCAGCATGAGCGTGTGGCTGAGTGACGGG GCGGTGGCCGGCTGCCGGGTGGCCGCCGTGTTCATGCAGTACGGCGTCGTGGCCAACTACTGCTGGCTGCTGGTGGAGGGCGTGTACCTGCATGGCCTGCTGGGCCTCGCCGCCTTCCCGGAGAGGAGCTGCTTCGCCCTCTACGTGGGCATCGGCTGGG GCGCCCCCATGTTCTTCGTCATCCCCTGGGCCGTGGTCAAGTGTCTGTTTGAGAACATCCA GTGCTGGACCAGCAATGACAACATGGGTTTCTGGTGGATCCTGCGCTTCCCCGTCTTCCTGGCGATCCTG ATCAACGTCTGCATCTTCGTACGCGTCCTCCTCATCCTCGCGGCCAAGCTGCGGGCCCGCCAGATGCGCTACACCGACTACAAGTTCCG GCTGGCGAAGTCCACGCTGACCCTCATCCCGCTGCTGGGGGTCCACGAGGTGGCGTTTGCCTTCGTGACAGACGAGCATGCCCAGGGGACCCTGCGCTCTGCCAAGCTCTTCTTTGACCTCTTCCTCAGCTCCTTCCAG GGCCTGCTGGTGGCTGTTCTGTACTGTTTCCTCAACAAGGAG gtgcAGTCGGAGCTGCTGCGGAGCTGGCGCCGCTGGCGCGCGGGGAACTCGCTGCAGGAGAGGCGCCGCACCAGCGGGCACACGGCCTCAGCCCGGCCCACCGGCGGCCCTCCCAGCCAGAAGCTTCTGCTCTCCAGGGGTGGCGGCAGCAGCAACGGGGCCGGCCGGGACCCCTCTGCAGACAGCTGCCTAGTC
- the GCGR gene encoding glucagon receptor isoform X3 has protein sequence MPLTRPHRPRPRRVLLLLLLLACQLQAPSAQVTDFLFERWKLYGDQCLYNLSLLPPPTEPSTSTPVGQTPLPTPRPTRPAPGTCLGTTKKCGPDGQWVRGPGGQSWRNASQCQIDDHEIEVQKEVAKLYGAFRVMYTVGYSLSLGALLLALAILLGLSKLHCTRNYIHANLFASFVLRASSVLVIDALLETRYSQKVGDDLSMSVWLSDGAVAGCRVAAVFMQYGVVANYCWLLVEGVYLHGLLGLAAFPERSCFALYVGIGWGAPMFFVIPWAVVKCLFENIQCWTSNDNMGFWWILRFPVFLAILINVCIFVRVLLILAAKLRARQMRYTDYKFRLAKSTLTLIPLLGVHEVAFAFVTDEHAQGTLRSAKLFFDLFLSSFQGLLVAVLYCFLNKEVQSELLRSWRRWRAGNSLQERRRTSGHTASARPTGGPPSQKLLLSRGGGSSNGAGRDPSADSCLVGSLPGLAESLF, from the exons ATGCCCCTCACCCGGCcacaccgcccccgcccccgccgcgtcctgctgctgctgctgctgctggcctgcCAG CTGCAGGCCCCTTCTGCCCAGGTGACGGACTTCCTGTTTGAGAGATGGAAGCTCTACGGTGACCAGTGTCTCTACAACCTgagcctgctgcccccccccactg AACCTTCGACAAGTACTCCTGTTGGCCAGACACCCCTCCCAACACCACGGCCAACACGTCCTGCCCCTGGTACTTGCCTTGGCACCACAAAG AAGTGTGGGCCGGACGGGCAGTGGGTGCGCGGGCCCGGCGGGCAGTCGTGGCGCAACGCTTCGCAGTGCCAGATAGACGACCACGAGATTGAGGTCCAG AAGGAGGTGGCCAAGCTGTACGGCGCGTTCCGGGTGATGTACACGGTGGGGTACTCGCTCTCCCTGGGGGCCCTGCTCCTGGCCCTAGCTATCCTGCTGGGCCTCAG CAAGCTGCACTGCACCCGAAACTACATCCATGCCAACCTGTTCGCGTCCTTCGTGCTCAGGGCCAGTTCCGTGCTGGTCATCGACGCGCTGCTCGAGACACGCTACAGCCAGAAGGTCGGGGACGACCTCAGCATGAGCGTGTGGCTGAGTGACGGG GCGGTGGCCGGCTGCCGGGTGGCCGCCGTGTTCATGCAGTACGGCGTCGTGGCCAACTACTGCTGGCTGCTGGTGGAGGGCGTGTACCTGCATGGCCTGCTGGGCCTCGCCGCCTTCCCGGAGAGGAGCTGCTTCGCCCTCTACGTGGGCATCGGCTGGG GCGCCCCCATGTTCTTCGTCATCCCCTGGGCCGTGGTCAAGTGTCTGTTTGAGAACATCCA GTGCTGGACCAGCAATGACAACATGGGTTTCTGGTGGATCCTGCGCTTCCCCGTCTTCCTGGCGATCCTG ATCAACGTCTGCATCTTCGTACGCGTCCTCCTCATCCTCGCGGCCAAGCTGCGGGCCCGCCAGATGCGCTACACCGACTACAAGTTCCG GCTGGCGAAGTCCACGCTGACCCTCATCCCGCTGCTGGGGGTCCACGAGGTGGCGTTTGCCTTCGTGACAGACGAGCATGCCCAGGGGACCCTGCGCTCTGCCAAGCTCTTCTTTGACCTCTTCCTCAGCTCCTTCCAG GGCCTGCTGGTGGCTGTTCTGTACTGTTTCCTCAACAAGGAG gtgcAGTCGGAGCTGCTGCGGAGCTGGCGCCGCTGGCGCGCGGGGAACTCGCTGCAGGAGAGGCGCCGCACCAGCGGGCACACGGCCTCAGCCCGGCCCACCGGCGGCCCTCCCAGCCAGAAGCTTCTGCTCTCCAGGGGTGGCGGCAGCAGCAACGGGGCCGGCCGGGACCCCTCTGCAGACAGCTGCCTAGTC
- the GCGR gene encoding glucagon receptor isoform X4, producing the protein MPLTRPHRPRPRRVLLLLLLLACQLQAPSAQVTDFLFERWKLYGDQCLYNLSLLPPPTELVCNRTFDKYSCWPDTPPNTTANTSCPWYLPWHHKVQHRLVFKKCGPDGQWVRGPGGQSWRNASQCQIDDHEIEVQKEVAKLYGAFRVMYTVGYSLSLGALLLALAILLGLSKLHCTRNYIHANLFASFVLRASSVLVIDALLETRYSQKVGDDLSMSVWLSDGAVAGCRVAAVFMQYGVVANYCWLLVEGVYLHGLLGLAAFPERSCFALYVGIGWGAPMFFVIPWAVVKCLFENIQCWTSNDNMGFWWILRFPVFLAILINVCIFVRVLLILAAKLRARQMRYTDYKFRSFQGLLVAVLYCFLNKEVQSELLRSWRRWRAGNSLQERRRTSGHTASARPTGGPPSQKLLLSRGGGSSNGAGRDPSADSCLVGSLPGLAESLF; encoded by the exons ATGCCCCTCACCCGGCcacaccgcccccgcccccgccgcgtcctgctgctgctgctgctgctggcctgcCAG CTGCAGGCCCCTTCTGCCCAGGTGACGGACTTCCTGTTTGAGAGATGGAAGCTCTACGGTGACCAGTGTCTCTACAACCTgagcctgctgcccccccccactg AGCTAGTCTGTAATAGAACCTTCGACAAGTACTCCTGTTGGCCAGACACCCCTCCCAACACCACGGCCAACACGTCCTGCCCCTGGTACTTGCCTTGGCACCACAAAG TGCAGCACCGCCTTGTCTTCAAGAAGTGTGGGCCGGACGGGCAGTGGGTGCGCGGGCCCGGCGGGCAGTCGTGGCGCAACGCTTCGCAGTGCCAGATAGACGACCACGAGATTGAGGTCCAG AAGGAGGTGGCCAAGCTGTACGGCGCGTTCCGGGTGATGTACACGGTGGGGTACTCGCTCTCCCTGGGGGCCCTGCTCCTGGCCCTAGCTATCCTGCTGGGCCTCAG CAAGCTGCACTGCACCCGAAACTACATCCATGCCAACCTGTTCGCGTCCTTCGTGCTCAGGGCCAGTTCCGTGCTGGTCATCGACGCGCTGCTCGAGACACGCTACAGCCAGAAGGTCGGGGACGACCTCAGCATGAGCGTGTGGCTGAGTGACGGG GCGGTGGCCGGCTGCCGGGTGGCCGCCGTGTTCATGCAGTACGGCGTCGTGGCCAACTACTGCTGGCTGCTGGTGGAGGGCGTGTACCTGCATGGCCTGCTGGGCCTCGCCGCCTTCCCGGAGAGGAGCTGCTTCGCCCTCTACGTGGGCATCGGCTGGG GCGCCCCCATGTTCTTCGTCATCCCCTGGGCCGTGGTCAAGTGTCTGTTTGAGAACATCCA GTGCTGGACCAGCAATGACAACATGGGTTTCTGGTGGATCCTGCGCTTCCCCGTCTTCCTGGCGATCCTG ATCAACGTCTGCATCTTCGTACGCGTCCTCCTCATCCTCGCGGCCAAGCTGCGGGCCCGCCAGATGCGCTACACCGACTACAAGTTCCG CTCCTTCCAG GGCCTGCTGGTGGCTGTTCTGTACTGTTTCCTCAACAAGGAG gtgcAGTCGGAGCTGCTGCGGAGCTGGCGCCGCTGGCGCGCGGGGAACTCGCTGCAGGAGAGGCGCCGCACCAGCGGGCACACGGCCTCAGCCCGGCCCACCGGCGGCCCTCCCAGCCAGAAGCTTCTGCTCTCCAGGGGTGGCGGCAGCAGCAACGGGGCCGGCCGGGACCCCTCTGCAGACAGCTGCCTAGTC
- the MRPL12 gene encoding 39S ribosomal protein L12, mitochondrial isoform X2 yields the protein MLPVAARPLWGPCLRLQGAALRLPRQQLPRVCAARLMRCGNHRMGEALAGAPLDNAPKEYPPKIQQLVQDIASLTLLEISDLNELLKKTLKIQDVGLMPMGGTMPGAAPAAAAPPEAAEEDIPTQKEQTHFTVRLTEAKPTDKVKLIKEVKNYIQGINLVQAKKLVESLPQEIKANVAKAEAEKIKAALEAVGGTVVLE from the exons ATGCTGCCGGTGGCCGCTCGCCCCCTTTGGGGGCCGTGTCTCAGGCTTCAGGGCGCTGCGCTCCGTCTCCCCAG GCAACAGCTGCCCCGTGTCTGTGCCGCACGGCTGATGAGATGCGGCAACCATCGAATGGGGGAGGCCCTCGCCGGTGCACCCCTGGATAACGCGCCCAAGGAGTACCCCCCCAAGATCCAGCAGCTGGTCCAGGACATCGCCAGCCTCACACTCCTGGAGATCTCAGATCTCAACGAGCTTTTGAAG aaAACACTGAAGATCCAGGATGTTGGGCTCATGCCGATGGGCGGCACGATGCCCGGAGCGGCCCCTGCAGCAGCAGCACCCCCCGAG GCGGCAGAAGAAGACATCCCCACACAGAAAGAACAGACACATTTCACTGTCCGCCTAACAGAGGCAAAGCCCACGGACAAAGTGAAGCTGATCAAAGAGGTCAAGAACTACATCCAGGGCATAAATCTCGTCCAG GCAAAGAAGCTGGTGGAGTCCCTGCCCCAGGAAATCAAAGCCAATGTTGCCAAGGCGGAGGCAGAGAAGATCAAGGCAGCTCTGGAGGCAGTGGGCGGCACCGTGGTTCTGGAGTAG
- the SLC25A10 gene encoding mitochondrial dicarboxylate carrier: protein MAAEARVSRWYFGGLASCGAACCTHPLDLLKVHLQTQQEVKLRMTGMALQVVRSNGILALYNGLSASLCRQMTYSLTRFAIYETVRDHVTKGSQGPPPFYKKVLLGSISGCIGGFVGTPADMVNVRMQNDMKLPPHQRRNYAHALDGLYRVAREEGLKKLFSGASMASSRGMLVTVGQLSCYDQAKQLVLSTGHLSDGVLTHFVASFIAGGCATILCQPLDVLKTRLMNSKGEYQGVLHCAVETAKLXPRVSAQGLVPAGIRLMPHTVLTFVFLEQLRKHFGIKVLS, encoded by the exons ATGGCGGCCGAGGCGCGCGTGTCACGCTGGTACTTCGGGGGACTGGCCTCCTGCGGAGCCGCGTGCTGCACGCACCCGTTGGACCTGCTCAAG GTGCACCTGCAGACACAGCAGGAGGTGAAGCTGCGCATGACCGGCATGGCGCTGCAGGTGGTGCGCTCCAACGGCATCCTGGCACTCTACAACGGCCTCAGCGCCTCCCTGTGCAGACAG atgACCTACTCCCTGACTCGGTTCGCCATCTATGAGACCGTGCGGGACCATGTGACCAAGGGCAGCCAGGGGCCCCCGCCTTTCTACAAGAAGGTGTTGCTGGGCTCCATCAGCG GTTGCATTGGAGGCTTCGTGGGGACTCCCGCCGATATGGTCAATGTCAG GATGCAGAATGACATGAAGCTGCCCCCACATCAGCGTCGCAA CTACGCCCACGCCTTGGACGGCTTGTACCGCGTGGCCCGAGAAG AGGGTCTGAAGAAGCTGTTCTCGGGCGCGAGCATGGCATCCAGTCGGGGGATGCTTGTCACCGTGGGCCAG ctGTCCTGCTACGATCAAGCCAAGCAGCTGGTCCTCAGCACCGGGCACCTGTCTGACGGCGTCCTCACTCACTTCGTCGCTAGCTTCATCGCG GGTGGGTGTGCCACGATCCTGTGCCAGCCCCTGGACGTCCTGAAGACGCGGCTGATGAACTCCAAGGGCGAGTATCAG GGTGTTCTCCACTGCGCAGTAGAGACAGCAAAGCTTN GTCCCCGTGTCTCCGCCCAGGGCCTCGTGCCTGCAGGCATCCGCCTCATGCCGCACACCGTGCTCACGTTCGTGTTTCTGGAACAGCTTCGCAAACACTTCGGCATCAAAGTGCTTTCCTGA
- the GCGR gene encoding glucagon receptor isoform X2: MPLTRPHRPRPRRVLLLLLLLACQAPSAQVTDFLFERWKLYGDQCLYNLSLLPPPTELVCNRTFDKYSCWPDTPPNTTANTSCPWYLPWHHKVQHRLVFKKCGPDGQWVRGPGGQSWRNASQCQIDDHEIEVQKEVAKLYGAFRVMYTVGYSLSLGALLLALAILLGLSKLHCTRNYIHANLFASFVLRASSVLVIDALLETRYSQKVGDDLSMSVWLSDGAVAGCRVAAVFMQYGVVANYCWLLVEGVYLHGLLGLAAFPERSCFALYVGIGWGAPMFFVIPWAVVKCLFENIQCWTSNDNMGFWWILRFPVFLAILINVCIFVRVLLILAAKLRARQMRYTDYKFRLAKSTLTLIPLLGVHEVAFAFVTDEHAQGTLRSAKLFFDLFLSSFQGLLVAVLYCFLNKEVQSELLRSWRRWRAGNSLQERRRTSGHTASARPTGGPPSQKLLLSRGGGSSNGAGRDPSADSCLVGSLPGLAESLF, from the exons ATGCCCCTCACCCGGCcacaccgcccccgcccccgccgcgtcctgctgctgctgctgctgctggcctgcCAG GCCCCTTCTGCCCAGGTGACGGACTTCCTGTTTGAGAGATGGAAGCTCTACGGTGACCAGTGTCTCTACAACCTgagcctgctgcccccccccactg AGCTAGTCTGTAATAGAACCTTCGACAAGTACTCCTGTTGGCCAGACACCCCTCCCAACACCACGGCCAACACGTCCTGCCCCTGGTACTTGCCTTGGCACCACAAAG TGCAGCACCGCCTTGTCTTCAAGAAGTGTGGGCCGGACGGGCAGTGGGTGCGCGGGCCCGGCGGGCAGTCGTGGCGCAACGCTTCGCAGTGCCAGATAGACGACCACGAGATTGAGGTCCAG AAGGAGGTGGCCAAGCTGTACGGCGCGTTCCGGGTGATGTACACGGTGGGGTACTCGCTCTCCCTGGGGGCCCTGCTCCTGGCCCTAGCTATCCTGCTGGGCCTCAG CAAGCTGCACTGCACCCGAAACTACATCCATGCCAACCTGTTCGCGTCCTTCGTGCTCAGGGCCAGTTCCGTGCTGGTCATCGACGCGCTGCTCGAGACACGCTACAGCCAGAAGGTCGGGGACGACCTCAGCATGAGCGTGTGGCTGAGTGACGGG GCGGTGGCCGGCTGCCGGGTGGCCGCCGTGTTCATGCAGTACGGCGTCGTGGCCAACTACTGCTGGCTGCTGGTGGAGGGCGTGTACCTGCATGGCCTGCTGGGCCTCGCCGCCTTCCCGGAGAGGAGCTGCTTCGCCCTCTACGTGGGCATCGGCTGGG GCGCCCCCATGTTCTTCGTCATCCCCTGGGCCGTGGTCAAGTGTCTGTTTGAGAACATCCA GTGCTGGACCAGCAATGACAACATGGGTTTCTGGTGGATCCTGCGCTTCCCCGTCTTCCTGGCGATCCTG ATCAACGTCTGCATCTTCGTACGCGTCCTCCTCATCCTCGCGGCCAAGCTGCGGGCCCGCCAGATGCGCTACACCGACTACAAGTTCCG GCTGGCGAAGTCCACGCTGACCCTCATCCCGCTGCTGGGGGTCCACGAGGTGGCGTTTGCCTTCGTGACAGACGAGCATGCCCAGGGGACCCTGCGCTCTGCCAAGCTCTTCTTTGACCTCTTCCTCAGCTCCTTCCAG GGCCTGCTGGTGGCTGTTCTGTACTGTTTCCTCAACAAGGAG gtgcAGTCGGAGCTGCTGCGGAGCTGGCGCCGCTGGCGCGCGGGGAACTCGCTGCAGGAGAGGCGCCGCACCAGCGGGCACACGGCCTCAGCCCGGCCCACCGGCGGCCCTCCCAGCCAGAAGCTTCTGCTCTCCAGGGGTGGCGGCAGCAGCAACGGGGCCGGCCGGGACCCCTCTGCAGACAGCTGCCTAGTC